The region CGACCGCATCCTCGAGGTCGAGGAAAATCACGTCGGCGGCCGATTTCGCCGCCTTTTCGAACATGTGCGTGCTCGAGCCGGGGACGGCGAGTTCACAGCGGTTCAGGCGGGCGGGGGCTTGTTCGACGATCTTGAAGCTCATCAGGCGTCTCCGGTGGCGGCGCGCGACCCTAGAAAGCAGTGCCGAGCTTGTCAACGCGCGCCGCGGGCTCAATTTGTGCGGCGCGGCAATTTTGCCATCGGATGGTGCCGGTTGACGAGGGTCCTGAGCTTCTCGTCGAGCACATGGGTGTAAATTTCCGTGGTCGAGATGTCGGCATGGCCCAAAAGCGTCTGGACCACACGCAAATCCGCCCCGTGGGCCAGCAGGTGGCTGGCAAAGGCATGGCGCAGGACGTGGGGCGAGACCCGCTCGGGCTCGATCCCCGCCTCGATGGCCAGGGCCTTCATGCCCTGCGCGAAGTGCTGGCGGGTCATGTGGCCGGTGGCGGTGCCGGCCGGAAACAGCCATTTCGCCTGTTTGGGCAGCAAGGCGGCGGGGCGCACCTCCAGCCAGCGGCTGAGTGCTGCCCGGGCCGGCTGCGACAGCGGCACCAGGCGCTCCCGCCCGCCCTTGCCCCGCACCAGGGCGAAGCGGGGATCGTGCGCGAGGGCTGCCAGCGGCAGGCCGACCAGTTCGCTCACCCGCAGGCCGGTGGCATAAAGCATTTCGACCAGGGCCAGTTGGCGCAGGGCGCGGCGCTGGCGCGACAGGCCGGCGGCCGTCTCGATGCCCTTGACCGCCGCCTGCAGCAAGGCCTCGACCTCCTCCTCGCTCAGGTACTTGGGCAGCCGGCGGCCGCGGCGCGGCGCCTCGATCCGGCTGGTGGGATCGTCGGTGCGCACGCCGTCGGCCAGCACGAAGCGATGAAACTGGCGCAGGGCCGACAGCCGCCGCGCCGCCGTGGCGGGCTTCAGGCCCCGGCCCTCGACACTGGCGAAATAGGCTTCGACATCCTCAGGCGCCGCTTGCCCCAAGGTGCGCCCCTGGCGGACAAGGAAGCCGGCATAGTCGGCCAGGTCCCGGCGGTAGCTGGCGATGGTATTGGCGGCGGCGTTGCGTTCCGCCGTCATCATTTCGAGGAAAGTCTCGATCAGGCTGTCGGCCTCGCCCAGCGATGGCGCGGCCTTGGGCGGCCGGCCGCGACGGCGTGCCGGCGTGCTCACAGGCCGGCCGCGAGCGCGGCCTCGATGGCGAGCGCCGTCGCTTCGCCGTCCAGGCCGACCCGGCGCAGGCTGGTCACCGCGACATTCAGTTCCGCCGGCCCGACGGCCGACAGCGGCCGGTCGCCCAGGATGACCAGGACGATGGCAATGGCCTCGCCGCGCCGGCTGGACAGGATCATGTCCTCAAGCTGCCGGCTGACCCCTTCGGGTACCTTGGCGCTGCCGTCATAGCCCGCGCGCCCGGCATCGGCCAGCTTGGCCGGGACAGGCAGGTTGAGGCCGTCGAGCAGGGCCGCGGCGATGGCCAGCCGGCGCGCGCCGGCCGCCCCGCCGCTGGTCGCCTCGATGAAGCCGTCGACCCCGCCGGGCGGCGGCTTGCCGCCGCTGCCGCTGAGAATCGCCTGATGGAGCCAGAGCAGGGTAACCGCCTTGGCGGGCCGACCGCCCGCGGCCTGGCCCAGGCGCATGATCTGGGCCAGGGCGGCGGCCTCGTCGCCGGCCCACAGGGCGGCCCGGGCCAGGGCCGCCCCGATGGGCGGCGGCAGCGACTGGCCGGCAACATCGGTGATGGCCTGGGCCTCGACCCGGGCCAGGGTGCCGGACAGTTCCTCGCCCGCGCCGGCCTCGATCAGGGTGGCCACGGCCTGGGCGCGCACCGCCGGGCCCGAGGCCTCGACCACCGCCCGGTGCAACGAGGCCCGCCGCAGCGACGGCGCCAGGCCCGCCACCGCGCCCGTCGGCGTCGGCCCGGTCGAGTAGAGTTCGGCCAAGGTGAACGCCGGCACGATACCCACCGCCTCGCCCCGTTCGGCGGCGGCAAGCCGATCTTCCAGCGGCCCGGTCGCGCGAGCCAGCAAGGCCAAGTTGAGCGGCGCCATCGCCTTGTAGCCGTCAGCGGTCAGGGCGATGCCCTGCGCCTCGGCCGCCCACAGGCTCAGCGTGTCGGCGGCATCGACCACGGCGGCCGGCGGCCGTTGCCCGCCGGTCAGGCCGGCGATCAATTGCCCGAAGCCCTCGGGGACGTTGCCGCGTTCCCGCGCCAGTTCCAGCGCGATCTGGGCCCCGGCCGAATCGCCGTTGGTCGCCCGGCACAGGGCCACGGCGCGCAGCACGTCGACCTGCCGGCCGGCCTCGCCGTCCAGGCGGTCCAGGCCGGCGGTGCACAGGCGCTGACGGTCGGACAGGGCGGCGAGACCGTCGACCACGGCACTCAGCGCGTCGATCGGCAGCTTGGCCAGGCCGGCTTGCGCCAGCGCACCCAGCGCCTCGGCCTCGCCGGCCTTGGCCAGGCGCTGGACCGATTCGGCGCGCACCGACGAAAACGGCATCTCGACGGTCAACAGACGGCGCGTCAGATCACGGGCCACCGTGCTGCGCGCCGGGGCCGGCAGGCGCGGCACCAATTGCTCGACCAGGGCCTTGTCGGCGTTCAGCCACAGGGTGCGGCCGAAAACCTCCCCGCCCGGAACGACGGGCAGCGGCAGCGGCTCGGTCATTGCCGCCACCGCAGGCGGATCGAGGGGCACCATCTCGATGGCACCGGGCAAGGCGGCACCGCGCGGATCGGTGCCGTAGAGCGGCGTGCCCAGCGCCCCGGGCTGGCCGCCCGGGCGGCTGATGCTGGGCGTGGGATCGATCATGCCGGGCGGGGTCAGTTCGATCGGCCCGCCGGCGATGGGCATCGGCACGTCCGGGATCGGCACCGGCGGCTGGCCGGCCGGCGAGGCCGGGTCCAGCACCGGCGGCAGCAGGCTCAGCGGCCCGGCGGCAGGCGGCGACTGGGCCTGTGCCGCAAAAGGCAGTAGCGCGACGGCGGTGGTCGCGAGAAGGCGACGGAGGGGGTGGCCCCTACTCCGGGAACCGGTCATTGGGCAGAACCTGTTCCACCCGCTCCCGCTGAATGGGAGGATCGAAGGTCGCGAGGTAGATCGCGCCACCCACCACAGCGGCGAGCACGACCCCGGTCAAGATGATGATCAATTTCGGCATGGCGCGAGAATATGTATGGCCCTGGGCAGGATTATGGCGGGGTGCGGATCGTTCGCGTCGCTGTTGCGCCGCGCGAATCCATCGCCCCGCCGACAAGATGCAGGCACTCTAGGAGCCGCGCCTGCGCATCACAAGGGCCTGGGCCCATAAGGGCACGGCTTGAAAGATCGGCGCCCACGGGGCACATTCCGCGCCGTGGACGACGATCTTCAATTCAACGATGCCCCTCACCCGGCACCCCCGCCCTTCCCCCTCGACCGCACCGTCGTGCTGGTCGGCCTGATGGGCGCCGGCAAGAGTTCGATCGGCCGGCGGCTGGCGCAGCGCCTGCACGTGCCCTTCATCGATGCCGACACCGAAATCGAGGCCGCCGCCGGCTGCTCCATCGACGAGATCTTCGAACGCCACGGCGAAGCCGCCTTCCGCGACGGCGAGCGCCGGGTCATCGCCCGCCTGCTGGCCGACCATTCGCCCCATATCCTGGCGACCGGCGGCGGCGCCTTCATGGACCCCGAGACCCGCACCGCGATCAAGGCCGCCGCCACCTCGATCTGGCTGCGCGCCGATCTCGATGTCCTGCTGAAGCGGGTGAAGAAACGCAACAACCGCCCGCTCCTGAAACGCGGCGATCCGCGCGAGATCCTCGAGCGGCTGATCTCCTCGCGCTATCCCGTCTATGCCCAGGCGGACCTGACCGTCGAGAGCCTGGACGGGCCCCACGAGCAGGTGGTCGAGGCCGTGATCGAGAAGATCGCATCGCTGCGCCGCGGCACACCGGGAACCCCATCATGAGCGAGACTGTCCGCGTTCCTGTCGCCCTGGGCGAGCGCGCCTACGACATCTTCATCGGCGCCGGCGTGGTCGAGCGGCTGGGCGCCGGGGTGCGCGAGCTGTTTCCGCGCGGCCGGGCCCTGATCGTCACCGACGAGCATGTCGCCCCGCTGCATCTGGCCAAGGCCCAGGCCAGCCTCGACGGTGCCGGCGTGCGCCACCAGGCCATCGTCCTGCCGGCCGGCGAGGGCAGCAAGTCCTTCGCCATGCTGGAACGGCTGATGGCGCATCTGCTCGATGCCCGGATCGAGCGGCGCGACGCCGTCGTGGCGCTGGGCGGCGGTGTGATCGGTGACCTGGCGGGTTTCGCCGCGTCGATCGCCAAGCGCGGCGTCGATTTCGTGCAGGTGCCGACCACCATGCTGGCCCAGGTCGACAGTTCGGTGGGCGGCAAGACCGGCATCAACACCAGCCACGGCAAGAACCTGGTCGGTGCCTTCCACCAGCCGCGCCTGGTGCTGGCCGACATCGCCCTGCTCGAAACCCTGCCCCGGCGCGAATTGCTGGCCGGCTATGCCGAGGTGGTGAAGTACGGCCTGCTGGGCGACGCCGATTTCTTCGACTGGCTGGAAGTGCACGGCCCCGCCCTGGTCGACGGCGACCGGCCCGCGCGCATCGAGGCGGTGCGCCGCTCGGTCGTGGCCAAGGCCCGCATCGTCGCCGCCGACGAGCGCGAGACCGGCGAGCGAGCCCTGCTGAACCTGGGCCACACCTTCGGCCACGCGCTGGAAGCGGCGACCGGCTTCGGCCCGCGCCTGCTGCACGGCGAAGGCGTTGCCATCGGCATGCGCCTGGCCTTCGACCTCTCGGTGCGGCTGGGCCTGTGCCCGGGCCAGGATGCCGTGCGGGCGCGCCGCCACATGGCCGCCGTCGGCCTGCCCACCGCCCCGGCCGATATCGAAGGCGCCGCCGGCCTGGGCCCGGCTCTGGCACCGGCGGCCCTGATCGGCCACATGGCGCAGGACAAGAAGGTGCTGGACGGCAAGCTGACCTTCATCCTGGCCCGCGGCATCGGTGATGCCTTCATCACCCAGGACGTGCCGATCGAGGCTGTAGATGCCGTCCTGAAGGCGGCCTGAGGCGTTGTCGCGCTGCCTTGTAAGGCTGCGGCGGGCGCGTTAGGATTTGTCGCCGCAAAATGCAAGCCGGGGGGCCACGCATGAGTGACGTACCTGTCGTTCAGGCGTTTCCCAAGCGGCCCATCGCGATCAAGGTGGTGGCAGCCGACGTCCGGCGCCGCAGGCTGATGCTGGTCGGCGCCCTGCTGCTGTTCCTGCCCCTGGTCTGGTATGGCAATTCGACGCTGCAGCGCTGGTCGCTTCGGGCCGACCTGCGCGAGCGCGGTGTTACGGCCGAGGTACTGAACGCGGAAGGAAGCTGCCTGTCGCGGCGCGGTGTCAGCGGCGATACCCCGCGCGGCTGCGATTACGACATCCGCTATGCCGTCCGGCCCGAGCATGGCGGCGGCGAGCGCGAGGCGAGCGTCTATCTGCCGGGCGCGCCGCCGCTCGTCTTCGCCCCGAGCGTTCTCTACGATCCGCAAGACCCCAGCCGGGTGATGACCGAGCGCGCCGTCCAGCAGGACGATCGCATCGTCGACATCGCCATCCCCACGGCTCTGCTCACGCTGATGCCCCTGTTGGCGCTGCTCGTCTGGTTTGCCACCGGCAAGGGCGCGCTCGTCAAGGCCGCCGCGGCCCCCCGGCCGGCCATCGTTGCCATCGAGCGGGCGGTGCGCCGGCAGAACCGGCTGGAGATCTGGTTCCGCAAGCCCGACGGCAAGGGCCAGGGCATGAGGTCGTTCCCGAAAGGCGGGCCGCTGCTGGTGGCGCCGCCGCCTGGCGCGGCGCCGGACAAGCAATGGGCGCTGGCGCTGCTGAACCTCAGCGGCTACCCGATCCTGCTCGACGAGGAACTGGCCGAGTTGGAACTGACCGAGGCGGAGCGCGGCGCGATTTACCGGGCGGCGCGGGGATGAGGCCGGCCCCGCCCTATTCCGCGGCACGCGCCGGCCGGCGGCGGTAGTAGTCGACCACCCAGCAGCGCAGGGCGGAGGTGAAATTGCCGCCGCGCGCCCCGGCCGAAACCCGCTCGCACAGGCCGGCGAGATCGACCTGCTCGCGATGGCAGATTTCCTCGACCGCCTCCCACAAGGTGGGTTCGAGACGGATACTCGTCCGCCGGCCCTGAATTCTGACGTTGCGCACCTGCATGCCTGCCTCGCCGCGCTCGATCGGCATGGCCAGCATCATGGCACAAGTGGCAGACGGCACATCAAAAAAGTTGTGCCGCCGGCAAATACCCCCGTGGCGGGCGTCAGAACAGGAAGTCACTCGCGTCGAGCACGCCCAGGTTCACGCCTTGCAGGATGAACTTGTCGGTCCCGAAAGCGATCACCACATCGGCCCCGACCTGCGACATGTGCGACTGGATGTCGGCGAAGGAATTCGCGACGCTGCCCGTGAAGTCCAGGTAGTCGTAGTTGTTGGTGAAGTCCTTCACCGTATCCACGCCCGTGCCCGTCGCGAAGACGAAGGTATCGCGGCCGGCATCGCCCTGCAGCGTGTCGTTGCCGGCGCCGCCGTCGATCCGGTCGTGGCCCTCGTCGCCGAACAGGGCGTCGAGATCGAGGCCGCCGAACAATTGGTCGTTCATCAGACCGCCGTGGAGCGTGTCGTTGCCGGCACCGCCTGTCAGCGTATCGGTCCCGTTGCCGCCCGACAGGCTGTCGTTCTGGGTGCCGCCGTCCAGCGTATCGTTGCCCTCGCCGCCTTCCAGGGCATCGGCCCCGGCATCGCCGTTGATGGTGTCGTTGCCGTCCTCGCCGCGCAGCCAGTCGAGGCCCTGGCCGCCCGAAATCGTGTCGGCCCCCAGGCCGCCCGTCACATAGTTGGCCGCGTTGTTGCCGGTCAGCGTGTCGTCGAAGGACGAACCGCTGATGTTTTCGATTTGCGTGAGAGTGCCGCCCTGCACCCCGCCGATGCTGAACTTGCCGAGCGTCAGGTTGACCACCGCCGGCCCATCGGCGTTGTAGATGGTGAGCGTGTCGATCCCCGTGCCGCCGTTGTAGCTGTCGCCGCTGCTCAAGGGGCCGTCGACGACGAACGTGTCGCTGCCGCCGCCGCCGACCACCTTGTCCTTGCCGCCTTCGAGCAGCCAGAAGACATCGTTGCCGCCGCCGCCGATCAGCGTGTCGTTGCCGGCGCTGTCATACATGGTGTAGGCGGCATCGGTTTCGGCGCTGGCGTCGATGTAGGCGTAATTGCCGGATCCCAGGGCGCTGGAAACGCTGACCAGCAGGGATTCGCCCGTGTTCAGGTTGCCGTCGGCTAAGAAGAGCTTGTAGGTGAAGCCCGACCGCAGCACCACCCGTTCGAGCCCGGCCAGGCCGTCGTCGGCGAAATAGACGCCGGCACTATAGTCGCCGGTGAGATCCAGCGTGTCATAGCCGCTGCCGCCGTAGACCAGGTCCGAGGCGTCGAGCCCGCCGTTGAAATAGAAGGAGTCGTCCCCGCCCAGGCCGGAGAAATAGTCGCTGCCCGAATAGCCGGCGCGGAACAGGTCGCCCGACTGGCCGCCGGTGAAGACCTCGTTGCCGGCGCCGTCATAGAAGTCGAACCAGCCGTCCGTCTCCTGGGAGCCGTTGAAGACCACCGAGAGGCCGGGAGCCAGCGAACGGACGTCGATATTCAGCATCTGCCCAGCGGCCAGCAGGCTGTCGGCCGCCTGGAAGGAGGCGCCGAAGTCGCCGGTAACGTTCAGTGTTTCGACATTCTTGAAATTGGCGCCGGTGAGCTGGACGGTCGCCGGCTGCACCCCGCGGAAGTAGACGACGTCCGACCCGGCGCCGCCGTCGAACACGTCGCCCGCGCCGAAATTGTTCTCGGCCACCAGAACGTCGTTACCGCCCTGGCCGTCGACAAAGTCCGTGCCGCCATAGGACATCGACATGGCGTCGGCGCCCTGGCCGCCGATCAGGATGTCGTCGCCGTAGGAGTCGGAGACATTGAAGCCGCCGTCGGTCTCGGCCGAACCGTTGAAATGCAGGTAATGGCCCGTGCCGCCGAAGCCCACGCCATAGGCGCTGACCGTCATCGCCTGGCCGGCGGCGACCGTGTTGTTGCTGGTCGTGATGTCGTAGGAAAAGCCCGTGGTCATTTCGAGCTTTTCGACAAAGCGAACCGTGGTCGAATTGAACGTCAGACCGGCGCCGTAATCGCCCTTCAGGGTCAGCGTGTCGACGCCGTCGCCGCCGTTGACCTTGTCGGCAGCCATCAAGGTGGCGCCGAAATCGATTTTGTCGTCGCCCCCGTTGCCGTTGACCGTGTCGACGCCGCCTTGGGTCATGTCGAAGGTATCGGGGTCGATGGTGCCTTGCTTGGTGTCGTTATTGTTGGTGCCTACGAAGTCCATGATGTCGTCTCGATCCCCTGGATTGGGCCGCCCGTCTATAGCCGAGCGGCCCGGATGCAAGCAAAGGCAGTCCTGCCAAAATGTTCATCCGTCACGGTGTTAACGCTCCCCCGGCGCCAGCAGCGTCAGTTGCAGGGCATGCAGACCGTCGGCGAATTCCTGGGCCAGCAGGGCGTTGACCTGGCGATGGCGGGCGACCCGGCCCTGGCCGGCGAAGGCGGCCGAGACGACCTTGATGTTGAAATGGGTCTCGCCTGCCTCGCGGTGGCCGGCGTGACCTGCATGACGGGCGGAATCGTCGACCACTTCGACAAGGGTCGGCGCCAGCGCCTGCTCGAGTTTTTCGCGGATTCGATCGGCCATGCGCATTGGGAATTCCCGTCCTGACGCCGCGTCGACATATCACCTGCCGGCCGCGCTTGTTTCACGTTTGCGCCGCACCCATAATCCCTGAATGTCCCGGAAGGAAAGCGCATATCCGCGCCGGGCCGCGAACGGCCCCCGCGAAACCCCGGCGCTGCGCGTCTGCGCAGCGGACGGTTGCGCTTGCCCGGGCGAATACCGGGCGCCGCGCTCCCGCGATCCGGCCGACGAGCCGCTGTGGTTCTGCCTCGATCATGTCCGGGAATACAACAAGTCGTGGAACTGGTTCGACGGCATGGGCCAGGACGAGATCGAACGCTATCAGAGCCAGAACTCCACCTGGCAGCGGCCGACCTGGCGCCTGGGCGAGCGCTCGGCCGGCAGCCGCGCCAACAACGGCGACACGGCCAGCCACCATGACCCCTTCGACCTGCTGGGCGAGGCCGGCTATCGCTTCGACGGCAAGGCCAAGGCGGGCGCCGTGCCGGAAGCCCGCCGCATCTCGCCCGAAGACAAGCATGCCCTGGCCGTGCTGGAACTTGACGCCGGCGTCAGTGCCCCGGACGTCAAGTCGCGCTACAAGGCGCTTGTGAAACGCTACCATCCTGATCGCAACGGCGGGGACAAGTCCGCCGAAGCCCGGCTGCGCGAAGTGATCGATGCCTATCGGCACCTGCGCACCAAGGGCTTCATGCGTGAGGAAGCAACCAGGTAACCGGTATTTAAGCCCGCGAGTAGGATCGAACATGACTGCAACCGCCACCGCTGCGCCCCGCGAAGGCATGCCCGACATCAAGGTGTCGGCGCGCCAGTTGTTCGGGATCGACAGCGACCTCGAAGTGCCTGCCTTCTCGACGGCGAACGAATATGTTCCCGACGTCGACGAGAGCTATCGCTTCGATCGCGAGACCACCTTGGCCGTGCTCGCGGGCTTTGCCTATAACCGGCGCGTCATGATCCAGGGCTATCACGGCACCGGCAAGTCGACCCATATCGAGCAGGTGGCGGCGCGCCTGAACTGGCCCTGCATCCGCATCAACCTGGACAGCCACATCAGCCGCATCGACCTGGTGGGCAAGGATGCGATCGTGCTGAAGGAAGGCCGCCAGGTCACCGAGTTCCGCGAAGGCATCCTGCCCTGGGCCCTGCAAAGCCCGACCGCCCTGGTGTTCGACGAATACGACGCCGGCCGGCCCGACGTGATGTTCGTGATCCAGCGCGTGCTGGAAGTCGAAGGCCGCCTGACCCTGCTGGACCAGAACCGCGTCATCCGCCCGCACCCGGGCTTCCGCCTGTTCTCGACCGCCAACACGGTCGGCCTGGGCGACACCACCGGCCTCTATCACGGCACCCAGCAGATCAACCAGGGCCAGATGGACCGCTGGAACATCGTGGTGACGCTCAACTACCTGCCCAAGGAGCAGGAAGTGGCGATCGTCCTGGCAAAGTCGCCCAGCTTCGACACGGCGGAAGGGCGCAAGTCGATCAACGCCATGGTCGGCGTCGCCGAGTTGTCGCGCGCGGGCTTCATCGCCGGCGACATCTCGACCGTGATGTCGCCCCGCACCGTGATCACCTGGGCCGAGAATGCGCGCATCTTCAACGATATCGCCTTCGCCTTCCGGGTGACCTTCCTCAACAAGTGCGACGAGGTCGAACGGGCGACGGTGGCCGAGTACTACCAGCGCTGCTTCGGTAAGGAACTGCCCGAGTCCGCCGCCAACATCCGCATGTCCTGATCCTTCGATGTCCAGGCCCGAGAGTCCTGTCGAACCCTTCAAGCGCGCCGTCGCCGCGACCATGCGCGCGATTGCCGAGAAGACCGAGCTGACCGTCGCCTTCGGCGCCGAGGGGATGAGCAATCGCCCCAATGCCGCCGCCCCGGCAGCGGCTTTGCCGGCGTGTCGGGTGCCGCCGCCAGCCCAGGCGCGGCCGCGCGACTACCCCTGCCCTCGCGCGAGCTGACGCCGGCCGAGGTCGCCCAGGTGCGTGGCCAGGCCGACTCGATGGCCCTGCGCCTGCGCCACCACGACGACAAGCTGCACGGCCAGTTCGTGCCCGAAGGCACCACCGCCCGGGCCGTGTTCGACGCGGTCGAACAGGCGCGCTGCGAGTCGATCGGGGCCAACGACATGCTGGGCGTCGCCGGCAACCTGGGCGCCATGCTGGAAGAGCGCTGCAAGGCGCGGGGTTATGCCCGCATCACCGAACGCGCCGACGCGCCCTTGTCGGAGGCAGTCGCCCTGATGGTGCGCGAGCGCCTGACCGGCAGCCGGCCGCCCGACTCCGCGACCAAGATGGTCGACCTGTGGCGCGACTGGATCGACGAGAAGGGCGGCCGCGACCTCGACCGGCTGGCCGCCGTGCAGGGCGACCAGGCCGCCTTTGCCCGTGCCTCGCGCAAGCTGATCGCCGACCTCGGCCTGTCCGAGGACATGGGCGCCGAACCCGAGGAGAACGAGGACAAGGACGACAGCGAGGACGAGAACGACCAGGAAGGCGACGGCGACGAGAACCAGGGCGACGGCGTCGCCCCCGAAGGCTCGAGCACCGAAATGGTCGAATCCGACGACCCCAGCGCCGACGATTCGACCGAGACCGCCGTCCACGTCGATTCCGAAGACGACATGGACGGGGCCGAGGGCGACGATTCCTCGGAAGCCATGCGGCCCTGGCGGCCCAACGGCCCGATCACCAACGAGCCGGGCGAGCCGCCCTACCGCGCCTTCACCACCGAATTCGACGAGGAAACCGAGGCCGAGGACCTGTGCGACGCCGACGAGATGACGCGCCTGCGCGCCTATCTCGACCAGCAGCTCCTGTCCTTGCAGGGCGTCGTCTCCAAACTCGCCAACCGCCTGCAGCGCCGCCTGATGGCCAAGCAGAACCGCTCGTGGGTGTTCGATCTCGACGAGGGCATCCTGGACGCCGCGCGCCTTTCGCGCGTCGTCACCGA is a window of Oleomonas cavernae DNA encoding:
- a CDS encoding site-specific tyrosine recombinase XerD, translating into MGEADSLIETFLEMMTAERNAAANTIASYRRDLADYAGFLVRQGRTLGQAAPEDVEAYFASVEGRGLKPATAARRLSALRQFHRFVLADGVRTDDPTSRIEAPRRGRRLPKYLSEEEVEALLQAAVKGIETAAGLSRQRRALRQLALVEMLYATGLRVSELVGLPLAALAHDPRFALVRGKGGRERLVPLSQPARAALSRWLEVRPAALLPKQAKWLFPAGTATGHMTRQHFAQGMKALAIEAGIEPERVSPHVLRHAFASHLLAHGADLRVVQTLLGHADISTTEIYTHVLDEKLRTLVNRHHPMAKLPRRTN
- a CDS encoding shikimate kinase, with the translated sequence MDDDLQFNDAPHPAPPPFPLDRTVVLVGLMGAGKSSIGRRLAQRLHVPFIDADTEIEAAAGCSIDEIFERHGEAAFRDGERRVIARLLADHSPHILATGGGAFMDPETRTAIKAAATSIWLRADLDVLLKRVKKRNNRPLLKRGDPREILERLISSRYPVYAQADLTVESLDGPHEQVVEAVIEKIASLRRGTPGTPS
- the aroB gene encoding 3-dehydroquinate synthase — its product is MSETVRVPVALGERAYDIFIGAGVVERLGAGVRELFPRGRALIVTDEHVAPLHLAKAQASLDGAGVRHQAIVLPAGEGSKSFAMLERLMAHLLDARIERRDAVVALGGGVIGDLAGFAASIAKRGVDFVQVPTTMLAQVDSSVGGKTGINTSHGKNLVGAFHQPRLVLADIALLETLPRRELLAGYAEVVKYGLLGDADFFDWLEVHGPALVDGDRPARIEAVRRSVVAKARIVAADERETGERALLNLGHTFGHALEAATGFGPRLLHGEGVAIGMRLAFDLSVRLGLCPGQDAVRARRHMAAVGLPTAPADIEGAAGLGPALAPAALIGHMAQDKKVLDGKLTFILARGIGDAFITQDVPIEAVDAVLKAA
- a CDS encoding ribbon-helix-helix domain-containing protein is translated as MPIERGEAGMQVRNVRIQGRRTSIRLEPTLWEAVEEICHREQVDLAGLCERVSAGARGGNFTSALRCWVVDYYRRRPARAAE
- a CDS encoding calcium-binding protein; translation: MDFVGTNNNDTKQGTIDPDTFDMTQGGVDTVNGNGGDDKIDFGATLMAADKVNGGDGVDTLTLKGDYGAGLTFNSTTVRFVEKLEMTTGFSYDITTSNNTVAAGQAMTVSAYGVGFGGTGHYLHFNGSAETDGGFNVSDSYGDDILIGGQGADAMSMSYGGTDFVDGQGGNDVLVAENNFGAGDVFDGGAGSDVVYFRGVQPATVQLTGANFKNVETLNVTGDFGASFQAADSLLAAGQMLNIDVRSLAPGLSVVFNGSQETDGWFDFYDGAGNEVFTGGQSGDLFRAGYSGSDYFSGLGGDDSFYFNGGLDASDLVYGGSGYDTLDLTGDYSAGVYFADDGLAGLERVVLRSGFTYKLFLADGNLNTGESLLVSVSSALGSGNYAYIDASAETDAAYTMYDSAGNDTLIGGGGNDVFWLLEGGKDKVVGGGGSDTFVVDGPLSSGDSYNGGTGIDTLTIYNADGPAVVNLTLGKFSIGGVQGGTLTQIENISGSSFDDTLTGNNAANYVTGGLGADTISGGQGLDWLRGEDGNDTINGDAGADALEGGEGNDTLDGGTQNDSLSGGNGTDTLTGGAGNDTLHGGLMNDQLFGGLDLDALFGDEGHDRIDGGAGNDTLQGDAGRDTFVFATGTGVDTVKDFTNNYDYLDFTGSVANSFADIQSHMSQVGADVVIAFGTDKFILQGVNLGVLDASDFLF
- a CDS encoding BolA family protein; this translates as MADRIREKLEQALAPTLVEVVDDSARHAGHAGHREAGETHFNIKVVSAAFAGQGRVARHRQVNALLAQEFADGLHALQLTLLAPGER
- a CDS encoding J domain-containing protein, whose translation is MSRKESAYPRRAANGPRETPALRVCAADGCACPGEYRAPRSRDPADEPLWFCLDHVREYNKSWNWFDGMGQDEIERYQSQNSTWQRPTWRLGERSAGSRANNGDTASHHDPFDLLGEAGYRFDGKAKAGAVPEARRISPEDKHALAVLELDAGVSAPDVKSRYKALVKRYHPDRNGGDKSAEARLREVIDAYRHLRTKGFMREEATR
- the cobS gene encoding cobaltochelatase subunit CobS, which codes for MTATATAAPREGMPDIKVSARQLFGIDSDLEVPAFSTANEYVPDVDESYRFDRETTLAVLAGFAYNRRVMIQGYHGTGKSTHIEQVAARLNWPCIRINLDSHISRIDLVGKDAIVLKEGRQVTEFREGILPWALQSPTALVFDEYDAGRPDVMFVIQRVLEVEGRLTLLDQNRVIRPHPGFRLFSTANTVGLGDTTGLYHGTQQINQGQMDRWNIVVTLNYLPKEQEVAIVLAKSPSFDTAEGRKSINAMVGVAELSRAGFIAGDISTVMSPRTVITWAENARIFNDIAFAFRVTFLNKCDEVERATVAEYYQRCFGKELPESAANIRMS
- the cobT gene encoding cobaltochelatase subunit CobT, which encodes MSGAAASPGAAARLPLPSRELTPAEVAQVRGQADSMALRLRHHDDKLHGQFVPEGTTARAVFDAVEQARCESIGANDMLGVAGNLGAMLEERCKARGYARITERADAPLSEAVALMVRERLTGSRPPDSATKMVDLWRDWIDEKGGRDLDRLAAVQGDQAAFARASRKLIADLGLSEDMGAEPEENEDKDDSEDENDQEGDGDENQGDGVAPEGSSTEMVESDDPSADDSTETAVHVDSEDDMDGAEGDDSSEAMRPWRPNGPITNEPGEPPYRAFTTEFDEETEAEDLCDADEMTRLRAYLDQQLLSLQGVVSKLANRLQRRLMAKQNRSWVFDLDEGILDAARLSRVVTDPMHPLSFKHETDTDFRDTVVTLLIDNSGSMRGRPITVAATCADILARTLERCSVKVEILGFTTRAWKGGQSRERWLKDGKPPQPGRLNDLRHIVYKNADAPWRRARKNLGLMMREGLLKENIDGEALLWAHNRLIARDEQRRILMVISDGAPVDDSTLSVNSGSYLEKHLRQVIDWIETRSPVELIAIGIGHDVTRYYRRAVTIVEAEQLGGAMMEQLASLFDDQQAPAKGRGRAAARR